The following proteins are encoded in a genomic region of Mycteria americana isolate JAX WOST 10 ecotype Jacksonville Zoo and Gardens chromosome 14, USCA_MyAme_1.0, whole genome shotgun sequence:
- the CTCFL gene encoding transcriptional repressor CTCFL: MAALAGAAVLQPVVQQGQGVLHDVPAGMAVSVWEGICVFYDLGLMQINILQEKGQAKSSESKPTEKPPDMLLIEVQQLTPPEEGEGKERFFTLGETTSQSCKASDDLSDSCDAGKEQEYATPSQQTVVRNPKNLKFQICAPHQKKGEKAVFNCGLCTFTSLKISNLNRHVKTHSDEKRHVCHLCFKAFRTATLLHNHVNVHTGTRPYKCSDCDMAFVTSGELSRHRRYKHTLEKPFKCSVCKYSSVEASKMKRHIRSHTGERPYACDLCSYASKDAYKLKRHMITHSGEKPYECYVCQAKFTQSGTMKIHMLEKHGENVPKYQCPHCSTFIARKSDLGVHLRNLHSYMAVAIKCTYCEAVFHERYALMQHKKTHRNEKRFKCDQCSYACKQERRLIVHKRTHTGEKPFTCLCCSKSFRQKQLLTLHFRKHHDSNIKPTVYECPKCGKGYSFWNNMHKHAENCGFVRAKTATPRKRRKDKNKTHENPKRVKQEVDLESFQDVSTVKNEHCASGILPILDGIETATLREQKTEMTCEMILNMMDK, from the exons ATGGCAGCGCTGGCCggggcagctgtgctgcagccgGTGGTGCAGCAGGGGCAGGGTGTGCTGCACGACGTGCCAGCAGGCATGGCTGTAAGTGTGTGGGAAGGTATCTGTGTTTTTTATGACTTAGGGCTGATGCAGATtaacattttgcaagaaaaagggCAGGCAAAGAGTTCAGAAAGCAAGCCAACAGAGAAACCACCAGACATGCTACTGATTGAG GTCCAGCAACTGACCCCACCtgaagagggggaaggaaaggaacgTTTTTTCACTCTTGGGGAAACGACAAGCCAGAGTTGCAAAGCCAGTGATGATTTGTCAGACTCATGTGATGCAGGTAAAGAGCAGGAATATGCAACTCCATCACAACAAACAGTTGTAAGAAATCCCAAGAATCTAAAATTTCAGATTTGTGCTCCACatcagaaaaaag gagaaaaagcagttttcaactGTGGTTTGTGCACATTCACCTCACTCAAAATATCAAATCTTAATCGTCATGTGAAAACCCATTCTGATGAGAAACGTCATGTGTGTCACCTCTGCTTCAAGGCTTTTCGTACAGCTACTCTCCTGCATAACCATGTGAATGTACATACAG GGACCAGACCCTATAAATGCAGTGACTGTGATATGGCGTTTGTGACCAGCGGTGAGCTTTCACGACACAGGCGCTACAAGCATACTTTAGAAAAACCTTTCAAGTGTTCAGTGTGTAAATATTCTAGTGTAGAA GCAAGCAAAATGAAACGACATATTCGCTCACATACAGGAGAGCGTCCTTATGCCTGTGACCTTTGCAGTTATGCTAGCAAAGACGCATATAAACTGAAAAGGCACATGATAACTCATTCAG GTGAAAAACCCTATGAATGTTATGTTTGCCAGGCCAAATTCACTCAAAGTGGTACCATGAAAATCCATATGTTAGAGAAGCATGGAGAAAATGTGCCAAAATACCAGTGTCCGCATTGTAGTACTTTTATTGCACGAAAAAGTGACTTGG GTGTCCACTTGCGAAATCTGCATTCCTACATGGCAGTGGCAATTAAATGCACTTACTGTGAAGCTGTTTTTCATGAGCGCTATGCTCTTATGCAGCACAAGAAGACTCatagaaatgaaaaaagattcAAATGTGATCAGTGTAGCTACGCATGTAAGCAG GAACGACGCTTAATTGTACATAAACGAACCCATACTGGTGAGAAGCCCTTCACTTGCTTGTGCTGCAGCAAAAGCTTTCGACAGAAGCAGCTTCTCACTCTTCACTTTAGGAAGCACCATGATTCTAATATTAAGCCTACAGTTTATGAATGCCCTAAATGTGGTAAGGGCTATTCATTCTGG AATAACATGCATAAGCATGCTGAAAATTGTGGATTTGTGAGGGCAAAAACTGCTACAcccagaaaaagaaggaaggacaaaaataaaacccatgaGAACCCAAAGCGTGTTAAGCAAGAAG
- the PCK1 gene encoding phosphoenolpyruvate carboxykinase, cytosolic [GTP]: MPPQLKAEVNVVPKVVQGDLQSLPPEARDFIESNAKLCQPESIHICDGSEEENKKILDIMVEQGMIKKLSKYENCWLALTDPRDVARIESKTVIITQEQRDTTPIPKTGTSQLGRWMSEEDFEKAFNTRFPGCMQGRTMYVIPFSMGPIGSPLSKIGIELTDSPYVVASMRIMTRMGTAALKALSNGEFVKCLHSVGCPLPLKEPLINNWPCNPELTLIAHLPDRREIISFGSGYGGNSLLGKKCFALRIASRIAKEEGWLAEHMLILGITNPEGEKKYFAAAFPSACGKTNLAMMNPSLPGWKIECVGDDIAWMKFDEQGNLRAINPENGFFGVAPGTSVKTNPNAIKTIFKNTIFTNVAETSDGGVYWEGIDEPLPPGVTLTSWKNKNWTPDNGEPCAHPNSRFCTPASQCPIMDPAWESPEGVPIEGIIFGGRRPAGVPLVYEAFNWQHGVFIGAAMRSEATAAAEHKGKIIMHDPFAMRPFFGYNFGKYLAHWLSMAHRPAAKLPRIFHVNWFRKDSQGKFLWPGYGENSRVLEWMFNRIEGKASAKPTAIGYIPAGTALNLKGLEDVNLTELFDISKEFWEKEVEEIKQYFEVQVNADLPYEIEREMLALEMRIKQL; encoded by the exons ATGCCCCCACAGTTGAAAGCCGAGGTAAACGTCGTGCCCAAGGTTGTCCAGGGGGatttgcagagcctgcctccaGAAGCAAGGGATTTCATTGAAAGTAATGCCAAGCTGTGCCAGCCTGAGAGCATTCATATCTGTGATGGCtcggaagaagaaaacaaaaaaattctggaCATCATGGTAGAACAAGGCATGATCAAGAAGCTGAGCAAGTATGAGAACTG CTGGTTGGCTCTCACTGATCCAAGAGATGTAGCAAGAATTGAGAGCAAAACCGTCATCATCACTCAAGAACAGAGAGATACCACTCCGATCCCTAAAACTGGAACTAGCCAGCTGGGTCGCTGGATGTCTGAAGAAGATTTTGAGAAAGCCTTCAATACCAGGTTCCCAGGCTGCATGCAAG GACGTACAATGTATGTCATCCCCTTCAGCATGGGGCCTATTGGGTCTCCTTTGTCCAAGATTGGGATTGAGCTGACAGATTCACCGTACGTAGTGGCCAGCATGAGGATCATGACACGGATGGGAACAGCTGCTTTGAAAGCCCTGAGCAACGGGGAGTTTGTAAAATGCCTTCACTCGGTTGGATGTCCTCTACCACTAAAAG AACCATTAATCAACAACTGGCCGTGCAACCCAGAGTTAACGCTGATTGCCCATCTCCCAGATCGCAGAGAGATCATTTCATTTGGCAGCGGTTACGGAGGAAACTccttactggggaaaaaatgctttgctctCAGAATTGCCAGCAGAATCGCCAAAGAGGAGGGCTGGCTAGCTGAGCACATGCTG ATCCTAGGCATTACCAATCCAGAAggtgaaaagaagtattttgctGCAGCATTCCCTAGTGCATGTGGAAAAACTAACTTGGCCATGATGAACCCAAGCCTGCCAGGATGGAAAATTGAGTGTGTGGGTGATGATATTGCCTGGATGAAATTTGATGAACAAG GCAACTTAAGGGCAATCAAtccagaaaatggcttttttggTGTCGCCCCTGGAACCTCAGTCAAAACAAACCCCAATGCTATTAAAACCATATTCAAGAACACCATCTTTACCAATGTAGCAGAAACCAGTGATGGAGGTGTCTATTGGGAAGGCATTGATGAGCCATTACCACCAGGAGTAACACTGACTTCATGGAAGAATAAGAATTGGACCCCAGATAATG GGGAACCTTGTGCTCATCCCAACTCACGATTCTGCACTCCAGCCAGCCAGTGCCCCATCATGGACCCTGCATGGGAATCACCTGAAGGCGTGCCCATCGAAGGGATAATATTTGGAGGCCGCAGACCTGCTG GTGTGCCTCTTGTATATGAGGCCTTTAACTGGCAGCATGGAGTATTTATAGGAGCAGCTATGAGATCTgaagcaacagcagctgctgagcacaAAG GCAAAATCATTATGCACGATCCATTTGCCATGAGACCTTTCTTTGGCTACAACTTTGGCAAATACTTGGCCCACTGGCTCAGCATGGCACATCGTCCAGCTGCAAAACTACCAAGGATCTTTCACGTTAACTGGTTCCGGAAAGACAGCCAAGGGAAATTCCTGTGGCCTGGCTATGGAGAGAATTCCCGTGTGCTGGAGTGGATGTTCAACAGAATTGAAGGGAAAGCCTCTGCCAAGCCAACTGCCATAGGTTACATCCCTGCCGGCACTGCTTTGAACCTGAAGGGTTTAGAAGATGTCAACTTGACTGAACTGTTTGATATCTCCAAAGAGTTCTGGGAAAAGGAGGTAGAAGAAATCAAACAATACTTTGAAGTGCAAGTTAATGCTGACCTTCCCTAtgaaatagaaagagaaatgctTGCCTTAGAGATGAGGATAAAACAGTTGTAG